In the genome of Cryptomeria japonica chromosome 8, Sugi_1.0, whole genome shotgun sequence, one region contains:
- the LOC131060072 gene encoding uncharacterized protein LOC131060072, translated as MYIVTKSDLENKEKEYQKMEEEIVNLRKELEKRKDELKLRTNYEGSTDALDKMLSKQKHSKDTKGVGLEAGQCFNSKDSSNKEILFTSSSESEVKQTFPVSKPNEKKTYVVATKNKSRNPHADPKRKAKMDDGEFDKVRKDFKKYKKSVIKEHDSLNKNIEESNNNLVALTTSLDEDKRMYEVTKSDLENKEKEYQKTEEEIVNLRKELEKCKDELEVRTKYEDNTNALDKMLSKQKHSKDIEGVGVEGGQCSNSKDSSDKEILFTSSSEIEVKQTFTVSKLNEKKTYDSATKNQSRNQHADPKRKAKMDDGGFTRFKDT; from the exons aattgtAAATCTAAGAAAGGAACTTGAAAAGCGCAAAGATGAACTCAAGTTGAGAACCAACTATGAGGGTAGCACTGATGCTCTAGATAAAATGTTGAGCAAGCAAAAGCACTCCAAAGACACAAAGGGTGTTGGACTTGAGGCTGGACAATGTTTTAACAGTAAAGATTCATCAAACAAAGAGATactcttcacctcttcaagtgagAGTGAAGTCAAACAAACCTTCCCAGTCAGCAAGCccaatgagaagaagacatatgttgtTGCTACAAAGAATAAATCAAGGAACCCACATGCTGATCCAAAAAGAAAAGCCAAGATGGATGATGGAG AATTCGACAAAGTAAGAAAAGATTTCAAGAAATACAAGAAGTCGGTGATAAAAGAGCATGACTCACTAAACAAGAATATTGAAGAATCAAACAATAATCTTGTTGCCTTGACCACTTCATTGGATGAAGATAAAAGAATGTACGAAGTGACTAAATCAGatttagaaaacaaagagaaagaataTCAGAAGACGGAGGAAGAAATTGTAAATCTgagaaaggaacttgaaaagtgcaaagatgaacttGAGGTGAGAACCAAGTATGAGGACAACACTAATGCTTTAGATAAAATGTTGAGCAAGCAAAAGCACTCCAAAGATATAGAGGGTGTTGGAGTTGAGGGTGGACAATGTTCTAACAGTAAAGATTCATCAGACAAAGAGATactcttcacctcttcaagtgagATTGAAGTCAAACAAACCTTCACAGTCAGCAAGCtcaatgagaagaagacatatgaTTCTGCTACAAAGAATCAGTCAAGGAACCAACATGCTGATCCAAAAAGAAAAGCCAAGATGGATGATGGAGGTTTCACAAGATTCAAGGATACATGA